Within the Catalinimonas niigatensis genome, the region CAGCTTTTTTTATGTCAAAAACCTTAGCACTCCGTACAAGAGGCTTAATACCAGCGCAATACTTCCATATACTTTCAATACTTTGATACGGGGGCAATAGTCACTCCACCACAGTGCCAGCCAGGGGCGGTACAACCCAAATAATGTGAGTATCCAGAAGAAGCACACGGACAAAAAAATGATTTGCAGCATCTGTGAATTTATTAGGCTAGATCAATCAGCATAAAAAAAGCCTCCTGAATGGAGGCTTTTCTTCTTGATATCATATTAGTCACTTTAGAGCGACCTCTTGACTTCTTTCTCTTCAAAGCCTTCAATGATGTCGCCTTCCTCAATGTCATTGAAGTTTTTGATGCTGATACCACATTCGTATCCGGCACGTACTTCATTCACATCATTCTTCTCACGTTTCAACTGATTGATTTCACCAGTATAGGTCACAATACCATCACGCACAATACGCACCTGGTTATTTCTCTTCACTACTCCTTCTGTCACATAACAACCCGCTACGGTACCTACTTTGGATATCTTGAAAATCTGGCGCACTTCAATATTTCCGGTAATCACCTCTTCAACGGTGGGTGCCAGCATACCTTCCATAGCGTCTCTGATTTCATTGATTGCGTCGTAGATAATAGAGTACAGACGAATTTCAATTTCTTCTTTCTCAGCTAGGTTTCTGGCACTGGAGGATGGCCTTACCTGGAAGCCAACAATGATGGCATCGGAAGCAGAAGCCAGCAGTACGTCTGATTCTGAAATCTGACCTACCGCTTTGTGAATGATATTTACCTGTACCTCTTCGGTAGAGAGCTTCAGCAGGGAATCAGAAAGTGCTTCTACTGATCCGTCCACATCACCTTTGACGATGATATTCAGTTCTTTAAATGAACCGATGGCTAATCTACGTCCAATTTCATCCAGGGTAATATGCTTCTTGGTCCTGAGGGACTGCTCACGTTGAATCTGTTCTCTCTTGTTAGCTATTTCTCTGGCTTCACGCTCAGATTCCATCACGTTAAACTTATCTCCCGCTTGCGGAGCCCCATCCAATCCCAACATTTGTACCGGAGTAGAAGGCCCTACTTTATCCATCTTTTTACCACGATGGTCAAACATGGCTTTTACTTTACCATAGTGGGCACCAGCCAGAATTACGTTACCTACCTTCAACTCACCTGCCTGAATAAGTAAGGTAGTCACATATCCTCTACCACGGTCCAACGTTGCTTCAATCACCGTACCTACCGCAGGTTTGTGGGGATTTGCTTTAAGTTCAAGCAATTCTGCTTCCAGCAATACTTTTTCCAGCAGGTCTTCAATCCCCTGTCCTGTCTTGGCAGAAATTTCTTGACATTGATATTTACCACCCCAGTCTTCTACCAGAATATTGATGTTTGCCAACTCTTCGCGGACCTTATCCGGATTGGCATTGGGTTTATCTATCTTGTTGATAGCGATGACAATAGGAACTCCCGCTACCTGAGCGTGGTTGATTGCCTCTTTCGTCTGGGGCATCACATTATCATCTGCTGCGACCACAATGATGACTACGTCAGTTACTTTAGCACCTCTGGCACGCATAGCGGTAAATGCTTCGTGACCCGGGGTATCCAGAAAGGCTACTCTTTTGCCACTCTCAGTAGTCACATCATAAGCGCCAATGTGCTGGGTAATACCTCCTGCTTCTCCTTCAGTAACTTTGGCACTACGGATATAATCCAGAAGTGAAGTTTTACCGTGGTCAACATGTCCCATAATGGTCACGATAGGTGCTCTATCCAGCAGGTCTTCTGCTTTATCTTCTTCCAGCTCAACTGAGATTTCATCTTCTGAATCGGTAAACTCTGCATCGTAGCCAAATTCATCAGCAATGACAGTGATGGTTTCTGCATCCAGGCGCTGGTTGATTGAAACAAACATGCCCAGTGACATACAGGTAGAAATTACTTCGTTAACGCTTACATTCATCATAGATGCCAGATCGTTAGCAGAGATAAATTCTGTTACCTTGAGCTTCATATCCTGTTCCTGCTCAGCAGCCTGTTGTTCCCGCTCACGGCGGTCAGCACGGCGACGTTCCTGACGGTTACGGGAGGAGGACTTACCTTTTCTGCCCCCGCCACTTAGCTTGGCCAGGGTTTCTTTGATTTGCTCTTGAATTTCCTTTTCAGAAGGCTCTTCTTTCTTTATTTTTTTCTTACCACCACGGCTGCTGCCAGCTCTCTTATCTCTATCTCCGCTAGCTCCACCAGCACTTTTCGCAGCCACAGGAGCTCTTCCTCTATCTCTATTTCCCTCTCTTGGTGAGCCTGTAGATGGAGTGGTACCTGAACCTGGTGTACCCGCTTTCTCATCCTGGTTTTTGATTCTGCGACGACGCTTCCTTTTCTTCTTATTGCCTCCTTCATCTGAGGAAGCAACTGGCTTGGCCTTTTTCTTACGTTCTTCCGGCAGATCAATTTTACCAACGACAGTCAGGCCTTTCAACTGGTCTGCTCTATTGTTGATACGTTCCACTTCTTTCGCCTTGCCTTCCGCTTCAGGTTTTGCTTCTTTTTTCTCAGGCTCGGCCTGCTCCTCTTTTTTTGGTTCTTCTTTTTTCTCCGCAGCTTTAGGCTGTTCTTCTTTTTCAGGAGTCGTTTCTGTTTTGCTTACTTCAGCAGGTTTATCTGCTTCTGTTTTTTGTTCAGGCTCGGACTTTACCTCCGGCTTTTTTGCTTCTTCCTGAGGCTCTTTAGTTTTTGGAGGCTCTTCTTTTTTAGCTTGAGGTATAATAGGTTCTTCCTTATCCTTGGGTGGAGGAGTAGTATCTGCGGCAACAGGTTTAGATTCAGGCTCAGGTGTCTTAGACTCAGGAGTAGGAGGAGAGGCAGGAGCAACAGGTTTTTTATCTTCTACTCTTTTTTCTTCTTCCCTTTTGGGAGCAGCAGCAGGAGCTTTTTTACGGTTTAAGCTGTCTAAATCAATCTTACCGACTACCTTAATACCTTGCAAGCGATTAGAAATTCTTTCCGGCTCTTTATGCTGCTTTTCTTTTTGCTTATCTTCCACAATCTGCTGCTCATCATCCTCATCATCAGAAATATCCTGAGCAGCTTCTTGAGAATTAGAAAGACCTTTGATAAACAGTTCTTCTTCATCCTGATCTCTTTGCTTCTGCTTTTTAGAAGAGTCTATGATCATGTTTTCAGAATGCTTATTACCAATGGTGAGGCCAGAGGCTTCCTCTTTATCCAATGCAGAAGACGCAAATTCCTTGGCAAGCATATTAAATTGCTCGATAGGAATCTTCGCATTGGGCTTATTTTCGACTTCAAAACCTTTGTTAGCAAGATGCTCCGTAATCGTT harbors:
- the infB gene encoding translation initiation factor IF-2, with product MVEEKMMRLSQVARKLNVGLATITEHLANKGFEVENKPNAKIPIEQFNMLAKEFASSALDKEEASGLTIGNKHSENMIIDSSKKQKQRDQDEEELFIKGLSNSQEAAQDISDDEDDEQQIVEDKQKEKQHKEPERISNRLQGIKVVGKIDLDSLNRKKAPAAAPKREEEKRVEDKKPVAPASPPTPESKTPEPESKPVAADTTPPPKDKEEPIIPQAKKEEPPKTKEPQEEAKKPEVKSEPEQKTEADKPAEVSKTETTPEKEEQPKAAEKKEEPKKEEQAEPEKKEAKPEAEGKAKEVERINNRADQLKGLTVVGKIDLPEERKKKAKPVASSDEGGNKKKRKRRRRIKNQDEKAGTPGSGTTPSTGSPREGNRDRGRAPVAAKSAGGASGDRDKRAGSSRGGKKKIKKEEPSEKEIQEQIKETLAKLSGGGRKGKSSSRNRQERRRADRREREQQAAEQEQDMKLKVTEFISANDLASMMNVSVNEVISTCMSLGMFVSINQRLDAETITVIADEFGYDAEFTDSEDEISVELEEDKAEDLLDRAPIVTIMGHVDHGKTSLLDYIRSAKVTEGEAGGITQHIGAYDVTTESGKRVAFLDTPGHEAFTAMRARGAKVTDVVIIVVAADDNVMPQTKEAINHAQVAGVPIVIAINKIDKPNANPDKVREELANINILVEDWGGKYQCQEISAKTGQGIEDLLEKVLLEAELLELKANPHKPAVGTVIEATLDRGRGYVTTLLIQAGELKVGNVILAGAHYGKVKAMFDHRGKKMDKVGPSTPVQMLGLDGAPQAGDKFNVMESEREAREIANKREQIQREQSLRTKKHITLDEIGRRLAIGSFKELNIIVKGDVDGSVEALSDSLLKLSTEEVQVNIIHKAVGQISESDVLLASASDAIIVGFQVRPSSSARNLAEKEEIEIRLYSIIYDAINEIRDAMEGMLAPTVEEVITGNIEVRQIFKISKVGTVAGCYVTEGVVKRNNQVRIVRDGIVTYTGEINQLKREKNDVNEVRAGYECGISIKNFNDIEEGDIIEGFEEKEVKRSL